From a region of the Streptomyces venezuelae genome:
- a CDS encoding dihydrofolate reductase family protein, whose translation MGLIHIETFATLDLVGQAPGGPGEDPVGFPFGGWQAPLLDEVSGAQVGAAYEGTDALLLGRRTYDIFAAYWPHQEGGEDDGIATLFNRVPKYVASRGRPDLSWAGSVQLGPDLAGAVRELRDRHEHVRVVGSLNLVQSLLREKLYDRLDLWLHPIVLGVGKKLFDGGAVPTNLTLLAPPAAGPNGIVYLRYGLAGGVPATGDMSAPDRGAAGRG comes from the coding sequence ATGGGCCTCATCCACATCGAGACGTTCGCGACCCTCGACCTCGTCGGGCAGGCGCCCGGCGGCCCCGGCGAGGACCCGGTGGGGTTCCCGTTCGGCGGCTGGCAGGCACCCCTGCTGGACGAGGTCTCCGGGGCGCAGGTCGGCGCCGCCTACGAGGGCACGGACGCCCTCCTGCTCGGCCGCCGGACGTACGACATCTTCGCCGCCTACTGGCCCCACCAGGAGGGCGGTGAGGACGACGGGATCGCCACGCTCTTCAACCGCGTCCCGAAGTACGTGGCCTCCCGCGGCAGGCCCGACCTCTCGTGGGCCGGGTCCGTACAGCTCGGCCCGGACCTGGCCGGCGCGGTCCGTGAACTCCGCGACCGCCACGAGCACGTGAGGGTCGTCGGCAGCCTGAACCTCGTGCAGAGCCTCCTGCGCGAGAAGCTCTACGACCGCCTCGACCTGTGGCTGCACCCGATCGTGCTCGGCGTCGGGAAGAAGCTCTTCGACGGGGGAGCGGTGCCCACGAACCTCACGCTCCTCGCACCCCCGGCAGCCGGCCCGAACGGCATCGTCTACCTGCGCTACGGGCTCGCCGGCGGCGTTCCCGCGACGGGCGACATGAGCGCCCCCGACCGCGGTGCCGCAGGCCGGGGCTGA
- a CDS encoding TetR/AcrR family transcriptional regulator: MVRVGLTSERLTRAGAELADEAGFDQVTLSALARRFDVKVASLYSHLKNSQELRTRIALLALEELADLVAAAVAGRAGKDALIAFANAYRDYARAHPGRYDAARLRLDPQTAAASAGVRHAQMTRAILRGYDLTEPDQTHAVRMLGSVFHGYASLEAAGGFSHTAVDSQDSWAWTLESLDAMLRQRGTP; encoded by the coding sequence ATGGTGCGAGTGGGGCTGACCTCGGAGCGGCTGACCCGGGCCGGGGCGGAGCTGGCCGACGAGGCCGGATTCGACCAGGTGACCCTGTCCGCGCTCGCCCGGCGGTTCGACGTCAAGGTCGCGAGTCTGTACTCGCACCTGAAGAACTCCCAGGAGCTCAGGACGAGGATCGCCCTGCTCGCGCTGGAGGAACTCGCCGACCTGGTCGCCGCCGCCGTGGCCGGCCGCGCGGGCAAGGACGCCCTGATCGCTTTCGCGAACGCCTACCGCGACTACGCCCGGGCGCACCCCGGCCGCTACGACGCCGCCCGGCTCAGGCTGGACCCGCAGACGGCTGCGGCCAGCGCGGGGGTGCGGCACGCGCAGATGACGCGGGCGATCCTGCGCGGCTACGACCTGACGGAACCGGACCAGACGCACGCGGTCCGCATGCTCGGGAGCGTCTTCCACGGCTACGCCAGCCTGGAGGCGGCCGGCGGTTTCAGCCACACCGCCGTCGACTCGCAGGACTCCTGGGCCTGGACCCTGGAATCCCTCGACGCCATGCTGCGGCAGCGCGGCACCCCCTGA
- a CDS encoding cytochrome ubiquinol oxidase subunit I produces MHTTLHLLAEAAPPQMLPARSLMAFTLASHIILVPMGVALPLITLIMHGYGLRRGDATALLLARRWSAVMAVQFAIGVVTGTVLSFEFGLLWPGLMGRWGDVFGIGFGVEAWAFFLEAVLIAIYLYGWRRLPARTHFLLGLPLPVTALLGAFGILAANSWMNTPQGFSLDSEGNPVDVDVRKAIFTPMFGPQYWHFVVAMLVTAGFVVAGVYAVGWLRGRRDRYHRLGFTVPFTVAAVFTPVQFMLGDAIARAVFQKQPVKFAAMEIVWNTDTHVPEYLFGRLHPDGTVTGGIKIPQLDSILAGFSPDTEVHGLADVPAENRPTVAQATLIHWTFDIMVGIGSVLLLLVVWYAFVWWRKRRLPASPWFYRSAACAGVASVVVVECGWITTEVGRQPWIVYQNMRVAEAVTGARSGSLWTMFGVVVVVYVLIFGSFLAVLLKMRTRWRQDDERNLDEAGTMATPETDTPYGPRSAVAAGDAPAPGDGPGAAPAEDGRP; encoded by the coding sequence ATGCACACCACGCTCCACCTGCTGGCGGAGGCGGCCCCGCCGCAGATGCTGCCGGCCCGCTCGCTCATGGCCTTCACCCTCGCCTCGCACATCATCCTGGTGCCCATGGGCGTGGCCCTGCCGCTGATCACCCTGATCATGCACGGCTACGGGCTGCGTCGCGGCGACGCGACCGCGCTGCTGCTGGCGCGCCGCTGGTCGGCGGTCATGGCGGTGCAGTTCGCCATCGGCGTCGTCACGGGCACCGTCCTGTCCTTCGAGTTCGGTCTGCTGTGGCCGGGTCTGATGGGCCGGTGGGGCGACGTGTTCGGGATCGGCTTCGGCGTCGAGGCCTGGGCCTTCTTCCTGGAGGCCGTCCTCATCGCCATCTACCTGTACGGGTGGCGCAGGCTGCCCGCCCGTACCCACTTCCTGCTCGGGCTGCCGCTGCCGGTGACGGCCCTGCTGGGCGCCTTCGGCATCCTGGCGGCCAACTCGTGGATGAACACCCCGCAGGGCTTCTCCCTCGACTCCGAGGGCAATCCGGTGGACGTGGACGTCCGCAAGGCGATCTTCACGCCGATGTTCGGGCCGCAGTACTGGCATTTCGTCGTGGCGATGCTGGTCACCGCCGGGTTCGTGGTGGCCGGGGTGTACGCCGTCGGCTGGCTGCGCGGGCGCCGTGACCGCTACCACCGCCTCGGCTTCACCGTTCCGTTCACGGTCGCGGCCGTGTTCACGCCCGTCCAGTTCATGCTGGGAGACGCCATCGCGCGGGCGGTGTTCCAGAAGCAGCCGGTGAAGTTCGCGGCGATGGAGATCGTCTGGAACACCGACACGCACGTCCCGGAGTACCTCTTCGGCCGTCTCCACCCCGACGGGACCGTCACCGGCGGGATCAAGATCCCGCAACTCGACTCCATCCTGGCCGGCTTCAGCCCCGACACCGAGGTGCACGGGCTGGCGGACGTACCGGCGGAGAACCGGCCCACCGTGGCCCAGGCCACCCTCATCCACTGGACCTTCGACATCATGGTGGGCATCGGTTCGGTGCTCCTGCTGCTCGTCGTCTGGTACGCGTTCGTCTGGTGGCGCAAGCGGCGGCTGCCCGCCTCGCCGTGGTTCTACCGCAGCGCCGCCTGCGCCGGTGTGGCGAGCGTCGTCGTCGTCGAGTGCGGCTGGATCACCACCGAGGTGGGCCGCCAGCCGTGGATCGTGTACCAGAACATGCGGGTCGCCGAAGCCGTGACCGGGGCGCGCTCCGGGTCCTTGTGGACCATGTTCGGGGTGGTCGTCGTCGTGTACGTCCTCATCTTCGGGTCCTTCCTGGCCGTGCTCCTGAAGATGCGCACCCGATGGCGCCAGGACGACGAACGGAACCTCGACGAGGCGGGCACGATGGCGACACCGGAGACCGACACCCCCTACGGCCCCCGTTCCGCCGTTGCGGCCGGGGACGCTCCCGCCCCGGGCGACGGCCCCGGCGCGGCACCGGCCGAGGACGGCCGGCCGTGA
- a CDS encoding GDSL-type esterase/lipase family protein, translated as MSTEPTEQTEPTEQGWITTPVTTPVTADMLRGHLDVERTAHGLLPHRLPARARRQIPDDRLAVAQAQPSGVRLVFRTRATVVALDTLPTKRVYRGFPPPADGVYDLLVDGRLTAQATVSGGNVRTVTDLVGQTSELTQGPPGTALFTGLPAGDKDVEIWLPHTEITELIALRTDAPVEPARDSGRKVWLHHGSSISHGSNAAHPTAIWPALAAARGGVELVNLGFGGSALLDPFTARAVRDTPADLISLKIGINVVNGDTMRLRAFVPAVHGFLDTIREGRPTTPLLVVSPLLCPVQEDTPGPLAPVLDGGTLRFEATGDPAERAAGRLTLTIVRDALAAIVEQRAADDPNLHYLDGRRLYGESDHAEFPLPDAIHPSPEGHRRIAENFARLAFADDGPFAAGTSGAADYQRMRTSSAQPSSRSTATGSPSSVRIEPV; from the coding sequence ATGAGCACCGAACCGACCGAACAGACCGAACCGACGGAACAGGGCTGGATCACCACACCTGTCACCACACCCGTCACCGCGGACATGCTGCGCGGACACCTCGACGTGGAGAGGACCGCGCACGGCCTGCTGCCGCACCGGCTGCCGGCCCGGGCGCGGCGGCAGATCCCCGACGACCGGCTGGCGGTGGCGCAGGCCCAGCCCTCCGGCGTACGGCTGGTCTTCCGTACCCGGGCCACCGTCGTCGCACTCGACACGCTGCCCACCAAGCGGGTCTACCGCGGCTTCCCGCCCCCGGCGGACGGCGTGTACGACCTGCTCGTCGACGGCCGTCTCACCGCCCAGGCCACGGTGTCCGGCGGCAACGTCCGCACCGTCACCGACCTGGTCGGCCAGACCTCGGAGCTGACCCAGGGACCCCCGGGCACCGCCCTGTTCACCGGTCTCCCGGCGGGCGACAAGGACGTCGAGATCTGGCTGCCGCACACGGAGATCACCGAGCTGATCGCCCTGCGCACCGACGCCCCCGTGGAACCGGCGCGCGACAGCGGGCGCAAGGTGTGGCTGCACCACGGCAGTTCCATCAGCCACGGCTCCAACGCCGCACATCCGACCGCCATCTGGCCGGCCCTGGCTGCCGCCCGGGGCGGAGTGGAGCTGGTCAACCTGGGGTTCGGGGGCAGCGCGCTGCTGGACCCGTTCACCGCGCGTGCGGTGCGGGACACCCCCGCGGACCTGATCAGCCTCAAGATCGGCATCAATGTCGTCAACGGCGACACGATGCGCCTGCGGGCCTTCGTCCCCGCCGTCCACGGCTTCCTCGACACCATCCGGGAGGGCCGTCCGACGACACCGCTTCTCGTGGTCTCCCCCCTGCTGTGTCCCGTCCAGGAAGACACCCCCGGGCCCCTCGCGCCCGTCCTCGACGGCGGGACCCTGCGGTTCGAGGCCACGGGCGATCCGGCCGAACGCGCTGCCGGGCGGCTCACCCTCACCATCGTCCGTGACGCGCTCGCCGCGATCGTGGAACAGCGGGCGGCCGACGACCCGAACCTCCACTACCTCGACGGACGCCGGCTGTACGGCGAGAGCGACCACGCCGAGTTCCCGCTGCCGGACGCGATCCACCCGAGCCCCGAAGGGCACCGCCGTATCGCCGAGAACTTCGCGCGGCTCGCCTTCGCGGACGACGGCCCCTTCGCCGCCGGGACCTCCGGCGCGGCCGACTACCAGCGCATGCGGACGTCCTCGGCCCAGCCCAGCAGCCGGTCCACCGCGACCGGCTCGCCGTCGTCCGTGCGGATCGAGCCCGTGTAG
- a CDS encoding cytochrome d ubiquinol oxidase subunit II has product MTAAGVVAAVLLLAVAAYTCAGGTDYGAGFWDLTAGGAERGKRPRWLIDHAMAPVWEVNNVWLIFVLVIMWTGFPVFFQTVFSAMWLPLALAAVGIVLRGAGFALRKPTRRLAGRRVYGAVFAVSSLLTPFFLGAAAGGIASGRVGPGTEPTAHAWFNPTSVFFGLLAVVGTALLGAVFLAADAVRYEAPDLHAYFRRRALAALAVFAVLGAVTLTVAHEDAPHLWHGLTHGAGLVLLILSVVATLVTAWLLLRTSGAWSRPAAVVLMASAVLAWGVAQRPYLVPGRLTVAEAAGAPSTLHWLLVVTVVAAVLVFPAVAFLYRLDTRGALEPLSDADLRRGGPEREA; this is encoded by the coding sequence GTGACCGCCGCCGGGGTGGTCGCCGCCGTCCTGCTCCTCGCGGTGGCCGCCTACACCTGCGCGGGCGGCACCGACTACGGGGCGGGCTTCTGGGACCTGACGGCGGGCGGCGCGGAACGCGGCAAGCGCCCCCGGTGGCTCATCGACCACGCCATGGCCCCGGTCTGGGAGGTCAACAACGTCTGGCTGATCTTCGTCCTGGTCATCATGTGGACCGGGTTCCCGGTGTTCTTCCAGACCGTGTTCTCCGCGATGTGGCTGCCGCTGGCCCTCGCAGCCGTCGGCATCGTGCTGCGCGGCGCCGGCTTCGCGCTGCGCAAGCCGACCCGCAGGCTCGCCGGACGACGCGTCTACGGGGCCGTCTTCGCGGTCTCCTCGCTCCTCACCCCGTTCTTCCTGGGTGCCGCGGCGGGCGGGATCGCCTCGGGGCGCGTGGGACCGGGCACCGAGCCGACGGCACACGCCTGGTTCAACCCGACCTCCGTCTTCTTCGGCCTGCTGGCGGTCGTCGGCACGGCGCTGCTCGGGGCGGTGTTCCTGGCCGCGGACGCCGTCCGTTACGAGGCCCCCGACCTGCACGCCTACTTCCGGCGCCGGGCGCTGGCCGCCCTGGCCGTCTTCGCCGTGCTGGGGGCGGTCACCCTGACCGTCGCCCACGAGGACGCGCCCCACCTGTGGCACGGCCTGACCCATGGCGCCGGGCTCGTCCTCCTGATCCTGTCCGTCGTGGCCACGCTCGTCACGGCGTGGCTGCTGCTGCGCACGTCCGGGGCGTGGTCCCGGCCGGCGGCCGTCGTCCTGATGGCCTCGGCGGTGCTCGCGTGGGGGGTGGCGCAGCGCCCGTACCTCGTCCCCGGCCGGCTGACGGTGGCCGAGGCGGCGGGGGCGCCCAGCACCCTGCACTGGCTGCTCGTCGTGACCGTCGTGGCCGCGGTGCTGGTCTTCCCTGCCGTGGCCTTCCTGTACCGGCTCGACACCCGCGGTGCGCTGGAGCCCCTCTCCGACGCCGACCTGCGCCGGGGCGGCCCGGAACGCGAGGCCTGA
- a CDS encoding glycoside hydrolase family 15 protein, which produces MDEYPLIENHGLIGDLQTAALVTSDGVVDWFCCPRFDAPSVFGALLDKGKGGHCTVRPAHTTYATKQLYLPDTAVLVTRFMTEAGAGEVVDFMPLTGTTVTSRHRLVRMVRCVRGSMTFDVDIAPRFDYGRKPHDLNLTQNGAVFTADDTTLTVHTIREPDDERLGRLLTAGDRDVHLTLNLQAGQQRGLILESAADGPPRQIRLTEYEELFHATIGFWRNWLNTSRYTGRWREAVERSAVTLKLMTYAPTGAVIAAPTTGLPEQLGGERNWDYRYTWIRDASFSVYALLGMGFTEEAKAFIGWLGDRIAERAGGEGDTGPLNIMYAVDGSSDLKEETLDHWEGYERSAPVRIGNGAATQLQMDIYGEALDSISFAQRHGIHLGYRGWTGLIRVLEWLADHWDTADEGLWETRGGAQDFTYGRVMSWVAFDRALRLADFSGRPAPAQHWSATRDRIFEQVMAKGWSDERGAFVQHYGSGVLDSSLLRMPTVGFLTPQDPMWASTLDAMEQELVSDSLVYRYNPEASPDGLRGSEGTFSLCTFMYVDALARAGRIDQARLVLEKMLGYANHLGLYSEEIDLTGRQLGNFPQAFTHLALIDAAITLDAALNRGSAP; this is translated from the coding sequence ATGGACGAGTACCCGCTGATCGAGAACCACGGCCTGATAGGCGACCTGCAGACCGCGGCGCTGGTGACCTCCGACGGGGTGGTCGACTGGTTCTGCTGCCCGCGCTTCGATGCGCCCAGCGTGTTCGGAGCCCTGCTGGACAAGGGCAAGGGCGGCCACTGCACGGTCCGCCCGGCCCACACGACGTACGCGACCAAGCAGTTGTACCTGCCCGACACCGCGGTCCTGGTGACCCGCTTCATGACCGAGGCCGGCGCCGGCGAGGTGGTCGACTTCATGCCGCTGACCGGCACCACGGTCACCAGCCGGCACCGGCTGGTCCGCATGGTCCGCTGCGTACGCGGCAGCATGACCTTCGACGTCGACATCGCCCCCCGGTTCGACTACGGGCGCAAGCCGCACGACCTGAACCTCACACAGAACGGCGCGGTGTTCACCGCGGACGACACGACCCTGACCGTGCACACCATCCGGGAACCCGACGACGAGCGGCTGGGCCGCCTCCTCACGGCGGGCGACCGCGACGTCCATCTCACCTTGAACCTGCAGGCGGGACAGCAGCGCGGGCTCATCCTGGAATCCGCCGCCGACGGGCCGCCCCGGCAGATCCGCCTCACCGAGTACGAGGAACTCTTCCACGCCACCATCGGCTTCTGGCGGAACTGGCTGAACACCTCCCGCTACACCGGCCGCTGGCGCGAGGCGGTGGAACGCTCCGCCGTCACCTTGAAGCTGATGACCTACGCCCCCACCGGCGCCGTCATCGCCGCCCCCACCACCGGCCTGCCCGAGCAGCTCGGCGGCGAACGCAACTGGGACTACCGCTACACGTGGATCCGCGACGCCTCGTTCTCCGTGTACGCCCTGCTCGGCATGGGGTTCACGGAGGAGGCGAAGGCGTTCATCGGATGGCTCGGTGACCGGATCGCCGAACGGGCGGGCGGCGAGGGCGACACCGGGCCGCTGAACATCATGTACGCGGTCGACGGCTCCTCCGACCTGAAGGAGGAGACCCTGGACCACTGGGAGGGCTACGAGCGCTCGGCGCCGGTCCGGATCGGGAACGGAGCGGCCACCCAGCTGCAGATGGACATCTACGGCGAGGCGCTGGACAGCATCTCCTTCGCGCAGAGGCACGGCATCCACCTCGGCTACCGGGGATGGACCGGCCTGATCCGCGTGCTGGAATGGCTGGCGGACCACTGGGACACGGCCGACGAGGGCCTGTGGGAGACCCGTGGCGGGGCCCAGGACTTCACCTACGGGCGCGTCATGTCCTGGGTGGCGTTCGACCGCGCCCTGAGACTCGCCGACTTCAGCGGCCGCCCCGCCCCGGCACAGCACTGGAGCGCCACCCGGGACCGGATCTTCGAACAGGTCATGGCGAAGGGGTGGAGCGACGAGCGCGGCGCGTTCGTCCAGCACTACGGCAGCGGGGTCCTGGACTCCTCGCTGCTGCGCATGCCGACCGTCGGCTTCCTCACCCCCCAGGACCCGATGTGGGCCTCCACCCTCGACGCGATGGAGCAGGAACTGGTCAGCGACAGCCTGGTGTACCGCTACAACCCGGAGGCGTCGCCGGACGGCCTGCGCGGCTCCGAGGGCACCTTCTCCCTGTGCACCTTCATGTACGTCGACGCACTCGCCCGGGCCGGACGGATCGACCAGGCCCGGCTCGTCCTGGAGAAGATGCTGGGCTACGCCAACCACCTGGGCCTGTACTCCGAGGAGATCGACCTGACCGGACGCCAACTGGGCAACTTCCCGCAGGCGTTCACCCACCTCGCCCTCATCGACGCGGCCATCACCCTGGACGCGGCCCTGAACCGGGGCTCCGCGCCCTAG
- a CDS encoding GMC oxidoreductase: MNDAPHYDVIVIGTGAGGGTLAHRLAPSGKRVLILERGGYLPRERDNWDSTAVFVKGKYRAPEFWFDRHGREFPPEVNYYVGGNTKFYGAALFRLRPEDFGELRHHDGISPAWPVRYEDLEPYYTQAEHLYRVHGRHGEDPTEGPASAQYAHPPVEHEPRIQQLSDDLEKQGLHPFHLPIGVDLDQDATGRATPSSVCIRCNRVDGFPCLVRGKSDAQVICVEPALRHPGVELVTHAHVLRLETDPTGRTVSSVVARIDGGEEARFSADLVVVACGAVNSAALLLASANDRHPRGLANGSDVVGRFYMRHNNLALMAVSREPNDTQFQKTLALHDWYLGADDWEYPLGGIQMLGKSDAEQIHGEAPRWAGAVSPDMPFEVMAHHAVDFWLCGEDLPLPDNRVTLDGDGRIHLALDESHNTAGLKRLRHKLQGMLGRLGMHEHHLLDHSLYLHKGMPIGATAHQAGTVRFGTDPASSALDLNCKAHELDNLYVVDTSFFPSIGAVNPSLTAIANALRVGDHLLERMG, from the coding sequence TTGAACGACGCTCCGCACTACGACGTCATCGTCATCGGAACGGGCGCGGGCGGCGGCACGCTCGCCCACCGCCTCGCCCCGTCCGGCAAGCGGGTGCTGATCCTCGAACGCGGTGGCTACCTGCCCCGCGAACGCGACAACTGGGATTCCACGGCGGTGTTCGTCAAGGGGAAGTACCGCGCGCCCGAGTTCTGGTTCGACCGGCACGGCCGTGAGTTCCCGCCCGAGGTCAACTACTACGTGGGCGGCAACACCAAGTTCTACGGCGCGGCCCTGTTCCGGCTGCGCCCGGAGGACTTCGGGGAGCTGCGGCACCACGACGGGATCTCGCCCGCCTGGCCGGTCCGTTACGAGGACCTGGAGCCGTACTACACCCAGGCGGAGCACCTCTACCGGGTGCACGGCCGGCACGGAGAGGACCCCACGGAGGGTCCGGCGAGTGCCCAGTACGCTCACCCGCCGGTGGAACACGAGCCGCGGATCCAGCAGTTGAGCGACGACCTGGAGAAGCAGGGCCTGCACCCCTTCCACCTGCCCATCGGGGTCGACCTGGACCAGGACGCGACCGGCCGGGCGACCCCGTCCAGCGTCTGCATCCGCTGCAACCGGGTCGACGGCTTCCCGTGCCTGGTGCGCGGCAAGTCCGACGCCCAGGTGATCTGTGTGGAGCCCGCGCTGCGGCACCCGGGAGTCGAGCTGGTCACCCACGCCCATGTGCTGCGGCTGGAGACCGATCCGACGGGACGCACGGTCAGCTCGGTCGTCGCCCGGATCGACGGCGGCGAGGAGGCCCGTTTCTCCGCCGACCTCGTGGTCGTGGCCTGTGGCGCGGTCAACTCGGCGGCGCTGCTGCTCGCTTCGGCGAACGACCGGCATCCGCGGGGCCTCGCGAACGGTTCGGACGTGGTCGGGCGGTTCTACATGCGCCACAACAACCTGGCGCTGATGGCCGTCTCACGGGAGCCGAACGACACGCAGTTCCAGAAGACCCTCGCCCTGCACGACTGGTACCTGGGCGCGGACGACTGGGAGTACCCCCTCGGCGGGATCCAGATGCTCGGCAAGTCGGACGCCGAGCAGATCCACGGCGAGGCCCCGCGCTGGGCCGGGGCGGTGTCCCCGGACATGCCCTTCGAGGTCATGGCCCACCACGCCGTGGACTTCTGGCTGTGCGGGGAGGACCTGCCGCTGCCCGACAACCGCGTCACCCTGGACGGCGACGGCCGTATCCACCTCGCGCTCGACGAGTCCCACAACACGGCCGGGCTGAAGCGGCTGCGGCACAAGCTCCAGGGCATGCTGGGCCGTCTCGGCATGCACGAGCACCACCTGCTGGACCACAGCCTCTACCTGCACAAGGGCATGCCCATCGGGGCCACCGCGCACCAGGCCGGCACCGTACGCTTCGGCACCGATCCCGCGTCGTCGGCGCTGGACCTCAACTGCAAGGCGCACGAGCTGGACAACCTGTACGTGGTCGACACGAGCTTCTTCCCGAGCATCGGCGCGGTCAACCCGTCGCTGACGGCCATCGCGAACGCCCTGCGGGTCGGCGACCACCTCCTGGAACGGATGGGCTGA
- a CDS encoding cyclase family protein — translation MAEAAFRSLHAELCRRASAGAGHRRGILAHLTPERVAAAAAEVRLGRTVSLAAPIETQPGPDDPQPAVYRLTAPTAPETGTPGVHFALDRFAMNVHGDAHSHLDALCHVVFDGELHGGVPESRLAAGGAHGITLDLVRDGIVGPGVLLDVPRLRGVPWLEPGDFVTPEDLTAAEEAQGVRFGPGDLLLVRVGHRRRRQEAGAWNAAHARAGLHPACMRLLAERQVALLGSDGNNDTAPSPVPGVSFPVHVLALHALGMHLMDYLDLEELADACAGLGRRRFLCTVAPLRLPGATGSPVNPIAVL, via the coding sequence ATGGCGGAGGCGGCCTTCCGGTCCCTGCACGCCGAGCTGTGCCGCCGGGCGTCCGCCGGCGCCGGGCACCGGCGCGGCATCCTCGCCCACCTGACCCCGGAGCGGGTGGCCGCGGCCGCGGCCGAGGTGCGCCTCGGGCGCACCGTGTCGCTGGCCGCCCCCATCGAGACGCAGCCGGGGCCGGACGATCCGCAGCCCGCGGTCTACCGTCTGACGGCCCCGACCGCGCCGGAAACCGGAACCCCGGGCGTGCACTTCGCCCTGGACCGGTTCGCCATGAACGTGCACGGGGACGCCCACAGCCATCTCGACGCCCTGTGTCACGTCGTGTTCGACGGCGAGCTCCACGGCGGTGTCCCGGAGAGCCGGCTGGCCGCGGGCGGCGCCCACGGGATCACCCTCGACCTGGTGCGCGACGGCATCGTCGGCCCCGGGGTCCTGCTGGACGTCCCGCGCCTGCGCGGGGTCCCCTGGCTGGAGCCCGGGGACTTCGTGACCCCGGAGGACCTCACGGCGGCCGAGGAGGCCCAGGGCGTCCGGTTCGGGCCGGGTGACCTGCTGCTCGTACGGGTCGGCCACCGGCGCCGGCGCCAGGAGGCCGGGGCGTGGAACGCGGCGCACGCGCGGGCGGGCCTGCATCCGGCGTGCATGCGGCTGCTGGCCGAGCGGCAGGTCGCCCTCCTCGGCTCGGACGGCAACAACGACACGGCTCCGAGCCCGGTTCCCGGCGTCTCCTTCCCCGTGCACGTCCTGGCCCTGCACGCCCTCGGCATGCACCTGATGGACTACCTGGACCTGGAGGAACTGGCCGACGCCTGCGCCGGGCTCGGGCGCCGGCGGTTCCTGTGCACGGTGGCACCGCTGCGGCTGCCGGGAGCCACCGGTTCGCCGGTGAACCCGATCGCCGTCCTGTGA
- a CDS encoding SDR family oxidoreductase, whose product MLRGQKALVTGANSGIGKATAIGMGRAGADVVVNYVAGREEAEKVVEEIASFGVRAAAYEADVSDEAQVVAMTQRMVEEFGTIDILVANAGLQRDSAFTEMTLAQWQKVIDVNLTGQFLCAREATKEFLRRGVVPEVSNSAGKIICMSSVHQIIPWAGHVNYASSKGGVQMMMETLAQELAPRKIRVNAIAPGAIRTPINRSAWDTEQAEQDLLKLIPYGRVGDPADIAHAAVGLASDLMDYVVGATLYVDGGMTLFPGFATGG is encoded by the coding sequence CTGCTCCGGGGCCAGAAGGCACTGGTGACGGGTGCGAACTCCGGGATCGGCAAGGCCACGGCGATCGGCATGGGCCGGGCCGGGGCGGACGTGGTCGTGAACTACGTGGCCGGGCGGGAGGAGGCCGAGAAGGTCGTCGAGGAGATCGCCTCCTTCGGGGTGCGCGCGGCGGCGTACGAGGCGGACGTGTCCGACGAGGCCCAGGTCGTGGCCATGACGCAGCGGATGGTCGAGGAGTTCGGGACCATCGACATCCTCGTCGCCAACGCCGGCCTCCAGCGGGACTCCGCCTTCACCGAGATGACGCTCGCCCAGTGGCAGAAGGTCATCGACGTCAACCTGACGGGCCAGTTCCTGTGCGCCCGCGAGGCGACCAAGGAGTTCCTGCGGCGCGGGGTCGTCCCGGAGGTCTCCAACTCCGCAGGAAAGATCATCTGCATGAGCTCGGTGCACCAGATCATCCCCTGGGCCGGGCACGTGAACTACGCCTCCTCCAAGGGCGGCGTGCAGATGATGATGGAGACCCTGGCGCAGGAGCTCGCCCCGCGGAAGATCCGCGTGAACGCGATCGCCCCCGGCGCGATCCGGACGCCCATCAACCGCAGCGCCTGGGACACCGAGCAGGCCGAGCAGGACCTGCTCAAGCTGATCCCGTACGGCCGGGTCGGTGACCCTGCGGACATCGCCCACGCGGCCGTGGGCCTCGCCTCCGACCTCATGGACTACGTCGTGGGCGCCACGCTCTACGTGGACGGCGGGATGACCCTCTTCCCGGGCTTCGCCACCGGCGGCTGA